In one Microbacterium invictum genomic region, the following are encoded:
- a CDS encoding nucleotide-binding protein, whose product MEKTVGFPFMRLDVATLKSVVAALLGSYPAAEADAEEEPPSAEYFMLTVMQGRERWTFDDPDEFFVEFANPSVRSASFGIRVPSPLNWQGRGEVKVWQDPNGVTAEVYHPSRVVIQRVHQVLQEAAPGLTISPPEPKPSAPRVFIGHGRSGQWRDLRDHLSHQHNYEVEAYESGARAGHAIRDILEDMLAEANIAFLVMTAEDEQADGGYRARQNVVHEAGLFQGRLGFSRAIILLEDGVENLSNLDGIQYIRFGRGNIREAFGDVLATLRREFP is encoded by the coding sequence GTGGAGAAGACAGTCGGCTTTCCGTTCATGCGGCTAGATGTGGCCACACTGAAGAGCGTTGTCGCCGCCCTTCTTGGGTCCTATCCTGCGGCCGAAGCCGATGCGGAAGAGGAACCCCCTTCGGCGGAGTACTTCATGTTGACGGTGATGCAAGGCCGTGAGCGCTGGACGTTTGACGATCCCGATGAATTTTTCGTGGAGTTTGCGAATCCGTCGGTGAGGTCGGCCAGCTTTGGAATTCGGGTCCCAAGTCCGTTGAACTGGCAAGGCCGCGGCGAGGTAAAAGTCTGGCAGGACCCCAACGGCGTGACGGCGGAGGTTTACCACCCGTCGCGGGTTGTTATCCAACGAGTGCATCAAGTCCTCCAAGAAGCCGCCCCAGGCCTGACCATCTCGCCCCCAGAGCCGAAGCCCTCGGCCCCTCGCGTCTTCATCGGCCACGGCCGCAGTGGCCAATGGCGAGACTTGAGAGATCATCTCTCGCACCAGCACAACTACGAAGTTGAAGCCTACGAGTCCGGAGCGCGGGCCGGACACGCGATCCGCGACATCTTGGAAGACATGCTCGCCGAAGCCAACATCGCCTTCCTCGTGATGACCGCGGAGGACGAGCAAGCGGACGGTGGGTACCGTGCACGCCAAAACGTGGTGCATGAGGCGGGTCTTTTCCAGGGACGTCTGGGCTTCTCTCGGGCGATCATCCTCCTCGAAGATGGCGTGGAGAATCTAAGCAACCTGGACGGCATCCAATACATCCGCTTTGGCAGAGGGAACATCCGCGAAGCATTCGGTGACGTCTTGGCCACGCTGCGACGGGAGTTTCCCTGA
- a CDS encoding type II toxin-antitoxin system PemK/MazF family toxin gives MVRMRGLLGSLAALVGAGRRGSRSTRLGDGGTSGSTTATQAVIRPPRDLIIEYRPDADGAPDAGEIVWTWVPYVENDGRGKDRPVLVIGRAAPDRVYAVRLTSKAHDGDRDFLPLGAGEWDSRGRASWVDIEQLYTVHDRGMRREAAALDLTRFTTVAEALRTRYGWRFSAPK, from the coding sequence ATGGTGCGAATGCGCGGTCTCCTCGGTTCCCTCGCGGCGCTCGTCGGAGCGGGCCGCCGCGGATCTCGATCCACTCGGCTCGGTGACGGAGGGACCTCCGGGTCGACGACCGCGACGCAGGCGGTCATCCGCCCGCCGCGCGACCTCATCATCGAGTACCGCCCGGATGCCGACGGCGCGCCGGACGCCGGGGAGATCGTGTGGACCTGGGTCCCGTACGTCGAGAACGACGGACGAGGAAAGGATCGCCCCGTCCTCGTCATCGGCCGTGCCGCGCCCGATCGGGTCTACGCCGTTCGCCTCACCAGCAAGGCACACGACGGAGACCGCGACTTCCTGCCGCTCGGAGCAGGGGAGTGGGACAGTCGCGGCCGCGCCTCGTGGGTCGACATCGAGCAGCTGTACACGGTCCACGATCGCGGGATGAGGCGCGAGGCGGCTGCGCTGGATCTCACGCGCTTCACGACGGTCGCCGAGGCGCTCCGTACGAGGTACGGATGGCGGTTCTCCGCACCGAAGTGA